From the Clavibacter phaseoli genome, one window contains:
- a CDS encoding S9 family peptidase has protein sequence MPVTPTPFSELDDFIAIPRLGGLALSPDGRRAVLTVTTLDAARTGYRHALWVVPAAGGGVPQRLTRSAKSEAGAAFTATGDLLFVSSRPDADDADGKEAAQLWILPAAAGEARALTRLAGGVDGIAAVARDAATVILQAPLLPGSASLEADAVARTTRSDLKVNAILHETYPVRYWDHDLGPDEPHLFALDLADALVEEPARPTTADAATALAAEAEAATEDGGSAAAAPAAPAQPYPTSLPRPRDLTPRPGRSLDHAAAALSPDGRTLVVAVGVKERRGDRQALVSIDVATGERTTLLDVPGADVESPVISPDGALLACIRTDRATPAAPTQQEIWVSALDGSGARRLAAGWDRWPSSLRFDADSQALVVTADQDGRGPVFRIGLDDSVTQLTTDDHSYTDVQVDRETGDVLALRSSWMAPAHPVRVSAADGSVTALATPAPVPATTGTMTEVETTAADGARVRGWLLLPEGASAEAPAPLLLWIHGGPLNSWNAWSWRWTPQVMVARGYAVLLPDPALSTGYGLDFIARGWDAWGEAPFTDLMSITDAVEARDDIDQTRTAAMGGSFGGYMANWVAGHTDRFRAIVSHASLWALDQFGPTTDSSQYWQSIFSAEGLDRNSPHHSVRDIVTPMLVIHGDRDYRVPVGESLRLWSELAEHHAADDGTTPHRFLIFPDENHWILKPQQSVVWYRTVLAFLDQHVHGKDWVRPEVLG, from the coding sequence ATGCCCGTCACCCCCACCCCCTTCTCCGAGCTCGACGACTTCATCGCCATCCCGCGCCTCGGCGGCCTCGCGCTCTCGCCCGACGGACGCCGCGCGGTGCTCACCGTCACGACCCTCGACGCCGCGCGGACCGGCTACCGCCACGCCCTCTGGGTCGTGCCCGCGGCCGGCGGCGGCGTGCCGCAGCGCCTCACCCGCTCGGCGAAGAGCGAGGCGGGCGCGGCCTTCACCGCGACCGGCGACCTCCTCTTCGTGTCCTCCCGGCCCGACGCCGACGACGCCGACGGGAAGGAAGCGGCGCAGCTGTGGATCCTCCCGGCCGCCGCCGGCGAGGCCCGCGCCCTGACCCGGCTGGCCGGCGGCGTGGACGGCATCGCGGCCGTCGCCCGCGACGCCGCCACGGTGATCCTGCAGGCGCCGCTGCTGCCCGGATCCGCCTCGCTCGAGGCCGACGCCGTGGCGCGCACGACGCGATCGGACCTCAAGGTCAACGCGATCCTGCACGAGACCTACCCCGTCCGGTACTGGGACCACGACCTCGGCCCCGACGAGCCGCACCTGTTCGCGCTCGACCTCGCCGACGCGCTCGTGGAGGAGCCCGCGCGGCCCACCACGGCGGACGCGGCGACCGCGCTCGCCGCCGAGGCCGAGGCCGCGACCGAGGACGGCGGATCCGCGGCCGCGGCCCCCGCCGCCCCCGCGCAGCCGTACCCGACCTCCCTGCCGCGCCCGCGCGACCTCACCCCGCGCCCGGGACGCAGCCTCGACCACGCGGCCGCCGCGCTCTCGCCGGACGGCCGCACGCTCGTCGTCGCGGTCGGCGTGAAGGAGCGCCGCGGCGACCGCCAGGCGCTCGTGTCGATCGACGTCGCGACCGGGGAGCGGACCACGCTGCTCGACGTGCCGGGCGCCGACGTCGAGTCGCCCGTGATCAGCCCCGACGGCGCGCTGCTCGCGTGCATCCGCACCGACCGCGCCACGCCCGCCGCGCCCACGCAGCAGGAGATCTGGGTGTCGGCGCTCGACGGATCCGGCGCCCGCCGCCTCGCCGCCGGCTGGGACCGCTGGCCCTCGTCCCTGCGGTTCGACGCGGACTCGCAGGCGCTCGTCGTCACGGCCGACCAGGACGGACGCGGACCCGTCTTCCGCATCGGCCTCGACGACTCCGTCACGCAGCTCACGACGGACGACCACTCCTACACCGACGTGCAGGTCGACCGCGAGACCGGCGACGTGCTCGCGCTCCGCTCCTCGTGGATGGCGCCCGCGCACCCCGTGCGCGTGTCCGCGGCCGACGGATCCGTCACCGCGCTCGCGACGCCCGCCCCCGTGCCGGCGACGACCGGCACCATGACGGAGGTCGAGACGACCGCCGCCGACGGCGCGCGCGTGCGCGGCTGGCTCCTGCTGCCGGAGGGCGCGTCGGCCGAGGCGCCCGCGCCGCTGCTGCTGTGGATCCACGGCGGCCCGCTCAACAGCTGGAACGCGTGGAGCTGGCGCTGGACGCCGCAGGTGATGGTGGCGCGCGGCTACGCGGTGCTGCTCCCGGATCCCGCGCTGAGCACCGGCTACGGCCTCGACTTCATCGCGCGCGGCTGGGACGCGTGGGGCGAGGCGCCCTTCACCGACCTCATGTCGATCACCGACGCCGTCGAGGCGCGCGACGACATCGACCAGACGCGCACGGCCGCGATGGGCGGCTCGTTCGGCGGCTACATGGCGAACTGGGTCGCGGGCCACACCGACCGCTTCCGCGCGATCGTCAGCCACGCGAGCCTCTGGGCGCTCGACCAGTTCGGCCCCACCACCGACTCGTCGCAGTACTGGCAGAGCATCTTCTCGGCGGAGGGCCTCGACCGGAACTCGCCGCACCACTCCGTGCGCGACATCGTGACGCCCATGCTCGTGATCCACGGCGACCGCGACTACCGCGTGCCCGTGGGCGAGAGCCTGCGCCTCTGGTCGGAGCTCGCGGAGCACCACGCGGCCGACGACGGCACCACGCCGCACCGGTTCCTGATCTTCCCGGACGAGAACC